The Peromyscus maniculatus bairdii isolate BWxNUB_F1_BW_parent chromosome 6, HU_Pman_BW_mat_3.1, whole genome shotgun sequence genome has a segment encoding these proteins:
- the S100a10 gene encoding protein S100-A10 encodes MPSQMEHAMETMMLTFHRFAGDKDYLTKEDLRLLMEREFPGFLENQKDPLAVDKIMKDLDQCRDGKVGFQSFLSLVAGLIIACNDYFVVHMKQKGKK; translated from the exons GCCGTCTCAGATGGAGCACGCCATGGAAACCATGATGCTTACATTTCACAGATTTGCAGGGGACAAAGACTACTTAACAAAGGAAGATCTGAGATTGCTCATGGAAAGGGAGTTCCCTGGGTTCTTGGAA aatCAAAAGGACCCTCTGGCTGTGGACAAAATAATGAAGGACCTGGACCAGTGCCGTGATGGCAAAGTCGGCTTCCAGAGCTTTTTATCACTAGTTGCAGGGCTCATCATTGCATGCAATGACTATTTTGTAGTACACATGAAGCAGAAGGGAAAGAAGTAG